From one Amia ocellicauda isolate fAmiCal2 chromosome 17, fAmiCal2.hap1, whole genome shotgun sequence genomic stretch:
- the LOC136712993 gene encoding transmembrane protein 233-like isoform X1, whose product MMSVTVVSSDVKSTLDQDKELAGEGEEQAPEVPPPRNYLILTIFTCFCPAYPVNIVALVFSVMSVSSYNQGDVEGSERLGRNALYVAIASIIIGILVITIYCTVHFTTHAI is encoded by the exons ATGATGTCCGTCACGGTGGTGTCCTCCGATGTGAAGAGCACGCTGGACCAGGACAAGGAGCTGgctggggagggggaggagcaGGCCCCGGAAGTGCCCCCCCCTCGGAATTACCTCATTCTCACCATCTTCACCTGCTTCTGCCCCGCCTACCCCGTCAACATCGTGGCTCTGGTCTTCTCTGTGATG tCTGTGAGCAGTTATAACCAGGGTGATGTGGAGGGCTCTGAGCGCCTGGGCCGCAATGCTCTGTATGTGGCCATCGCCTCCATCATCATCGGCATTCTGGTCATCACCATCTACTGCACAGTGCACTTTACTACG CATGCTATCTGA
- the LOC136712993 gene encoding transmembrane protein 233-like isoform X2 — MMSVTVVSSDVKSTLDQDKELAGEGEEQAPEVPPPRNYLILTIFTCFCPAYPVNIVALVFSVMSVSSYNQGDVEGSERLGRNALYVAIASIIIGILVITIYCTVHFTTVEL; from the exons ATGATGTCCGTCACGGTGGTGTCCTCCGATGTGAAGAGCACGCTGGACCAGGACAAGGAGCTGgctggggagggggaggagcaGGCCCCGGAAGTGCCCCCCCCTCGGAATTACCTCATTCTCACCATCTTCACCTGCTTCTGCCCCGCCTACCCCGTCAACATCGTGGCTCTGGTCTTCTCTGTGATG tCTGTGAGCAGTTATAACCAGGGTGATGTGGAGGGCTCTGAGCGCCTGGGCCGCAATGCTCTGTATGTGGCCATCGCCTCCATCATCATCGGCATTCTGGTCATCACCATCTACTGCACAGTGCACTTTACTACG GTAGAGCTTTAG